One Propionispora hippei DSM 15287 genomic region harbors:
- a CDS encoding DMT family transporter, with protein MDLSNNMLALLLALLSGIFMAIQGSLNAVLSKVIGLIETTFVVHFIGTVILLLLLFVFKMGKGSLAAMPEAPWYVYLGGVISVFIIYLVAASIPKVGMANATTAIIVGQVLTAIIIDHFGGFGLEPMAWEWNDLAGLFLLAVGAYLLLK; from the coding sequence GTGGATTTATCGAATAATATGCTGGCTTTGCTGCTGGCGCTTTTATCGGGCATATTTATGGCCATTCAAGGTTCGCTGAACGCGGTGCTGAGCAAGGTCATCGGTCTTATTGAAACCACTTTTGTCGTGCATTTCATTGGTACGGTCATTTTACTGCTACTCCTGTTTGTCTTTAAAATGGGCAAAGGCAGTCTGGCGGCCATGCCGGAAGCACCCTGGTATGTATACCTGGGTGGCGTGATCAGTGTGTTCATTATCTATCTGGTGGCTGCCAGCATACCCAAAGTCGGCATGGCTAACGCAACGACGGCCATTATCGTCGGACAGGTGCTGACGGCCATTATTATTGATCATTTCGGCGGCTTTGGCCTGGAGCCTATGGCCTGGGAATGGAATGACCTGGCCGGCCTGTTTTTGCTGGCTGTGGGCGCCTATCTGTTACTAAAATAG